The Apium graveolens cultivar Ventura chromosome 10, ASM990537v1, whole genome shotgun sequence nucleotide sequence ACTGGTGCCTGAGTTGAGAAGGAGAAACCAAAGATCAATTATAATGCGACTAACTATCAAGGCATAGAAGTAACTAATATTTAACTAATGTTTCAATTACTTGTGTTTTCATGGAGGGGAAGACATTCCAAAAACGCAGCGTCTCATCTCCTGCTCCAGTTACTATTGTCTGCAAAACATTTTGTTGATTGAGTTTTTTTTAACTCAACAGTGAGCTGAATACTGTATATGTATTTTTAGTGAAAGTTATATCAATATACCTGACCATCAGGTGATGTGGCGAGATAGAGTACCCGCAGACTATGGCCAGTTAAAGTAGCAACCTGTCAAGTATTACACATCAGAATTGTAGGCTATCTAAACAAAGAAGTGAGTATAACAATAAGTCCAATCAATACCTTGGCCATTGATGGATACTTCCAGACCATAATTTGATTCTGCGAGTACCCATGGGTGCTAACCAATTCGTTCACATTCTTGCTCCATGCAAGATTGCATACCTGTTGTATGAGGAAACAAATTATAATATAAGCTAATTTTCACTGTTAAGGTAACAATCATAATGTGTCAAGAATGGCCAAAATATTAGACAAACCTGGCTCCCGGTGTCAATACTATTTAATTGGTTTCCACTTGTAGTGTTCCAGAAGCGAATACATCGATCAGCAGTTCCACCTCCAGATGCAAGAAGGCCACTCAGGTGAGGTGACCAGGTAATGGCCTTAACTGCAGCTGTGTGCTCTGTCAGTTTTAGGAGTGGTTTCTCAGAATGCTGATTCCATACCAATAGCTGATCACATCATTGAAAAATCAATCAGCATAATATCTTTCGAGAAGTCATCTAATATTAAAAGTATTAGAGATCTGATTCTGATTAGTATATATACCTGATTATCATTGCCTCCAGATGCAAGTTCGCGGTCATCATGAGACCATTTCAGCCCACACACCTGAGGAATTATAAATCACAGAACGAGTTAAACAATTAACGTTCACGATGTTTAATGAGTATTTGTAACATTTTTATGTAGCTTACTTACCTCTGATTTATGGCCGACAAGTTTGTTTATGTAGTCTTTAGATACGCGAAGATCATGCTGAAGGATATTCCTGTCTCTGCTTCCAGAAGATAAAATGCGTGAGCTCCAAGCCAGCACTCCGGTTCTCGTTTGGTGTCCACTCAAAGTTCGAACCCTCTTGCACTGTGTTCCATCCCATATCTAAAGCAGACCAGATAAAGAATGCAAAAACCAAGTTCATATAAAATTCAGCAAGCATGGTTACAATTGACAAATAACTAAAAATAGCAAAATTACATCCCCAATGTCCATATCCAATATATATATAGATGCTCAAAACCGATACATAAAAACTATGAATGCATGCAAATCAAATCAAGGATCAACAACTACCTGCACTTGACCAAGGCTTGTCCCAATTGAGATATATGAACCCTCTTTAGTCCACTGGACTGAGCACACACCAGCACTAGGTCCCAAATCGCAGAGCTTTGTCACCTAAGAACATAGTCGTCAATTGTCAAATTACAAACTCCTTACTGTGAATTTCAGAAGGCAAAGCTAGTTAATCCAAATAATTCATTACAACTTACTTTACTGGTTGATGCAGTCCACAGATAGACACATGTGCCTAATCCAACAGCAAGCACATTTTGTGAGGACCAGTCGACAAGGTTCAAGTAGAAGTCATCTTGGAGGGCAGGTGCATCAAGAACCTGTAAAAATTATAGTCTTGAATAAGCGCGTAAAATAAGTGATACTGTCATAAATAAGCATCTAGCATAAGCGCGTAAAATAAGTGATACTGTCATAAATAAGCATCTAGCATCCCTACTTGCCATTTTCCTTCAGAATTGGCTGGAACAAATCTAATTTTGGACCTTAATGATCCTTACTTTAGACTAATTACGATATCCATCTACAAATCATTAGTCAACTGAATTCAACTTGCACAAAATTATAGTTGATAATTATCAACCCATTTTTGCCTCTCATGGGCTTATTTACCCTACAAGGTAAGAATCAACAAAATCATCTTACATTATTGACATGTCCTACTGTTAAAAAACTTGACTTAGAATCACTTCATTCCAACAAGAGAAAAAAATCAATTAACAGACAGCATTTATCATTGATAATGTACTTAAGCAAGTgaaataatcaaaactcaatacAATCATTACTTACTATTGTTCCTTGAGGCATAAAAACAGTGATGTTATAACAAGCTACTCTGCCCCTTTCGATAAATTTAGGCATTAAGACCACACTTTTAGTAGAGGCTAAACTAATCACTTTTATACTCTTTTTCACTCAATTGTACAATTTATGAGGGGATGATACTTATAAACTAACTAGTCTGTATTCATAGCAATTCATAAAAAGACAAGCTTAACAATTGAAGTCAATGAAGCAAACCTTATGAGGAGTCTTGGGAACCTTCCTAAGAGGCTTACTAGGTGTTGTAGACTCACTCGAAAACCCACTATCTTGTCCCAAAATGGAGGATGAATAAGGCGAATTAGACCCCGTGTTATCAGTCCTAAACCTCAGCATATTATTGCTCCCCGAACTCATCGGTgatccacctccagaccctttaACATTACCTGCAAAAGGAGAAGAACACCCGAAATCAGATCCAAATAACTCACTTCTCAATAACCTTGCATAGGCCTCATTTCCGCCTTCTTTAAGCGGAGAAGCCTTGTCATTTAGGCCAAATGTGTGTAGCCTGGACGATGATCTGCACGGTATAAATCTGTCACTACAACTCCCTGATTTTGATGGAGATGATAAATTTGAAATAGTCCTTGGTGACATTGTTCTTGGAGAAGCTAAAAAACTCGATGCGTTACGAATAGGAGTAGAAGGCGAAGAAGGGTTAAAATTCTGTAAACGAAGAGATGATTCAGACATTGTAGAGGGAAGGTTAATTCCGCTCTTTCTGCGTTGATTAGTATCCATTTTTTCGGTTTTTTTGCGAGTTTTGTTAAGAAAGATTTGATTTATAAGGGTTCTTGAGAAATCAAGTAAATGGGTTCTTCTCTTTCTTGTTGAATCTTATGAATTTGAGAAGAAAGA carries:
- the LOC141693849 gene encoding protein FIZZY-RELATED 3 produces the protein MDTNQRRKSGINLPSTMSESSLRLQNFNPSSPSTPIRNASSFLASPRTMSPRTISNLSSPSKSGSCSDRFIPCRSSSRLHTFGLNDKASPLKEGGNEAYARLLRSELFGSDFGCSSPFAGNVKGSGGGSPMSSGSNNMLRFRTDNTGSNSPYSSSILGQDSGFSSESTTPSKPLRKVPKTPHKVLDAPALQDDFYLNLVDWSSQNVLAVGLGTCVYLWTASTSKVTKLCDLGPSAGVCSVQWTKEGSYISIGTSLGQVQIWDGTQCKRVRTLSGHQTRTGVLAWSSRILSSGSRDRNILQHDLRVSKDYINKLVGHKSEVCGLKWSHDDRELASGGNDNQLLVWNQHSEKPLLKLTEHTAAVKAITWSPHLSGLLASGGGTADRCIRFWNTTSGNQLNSIDTGSQVCNLAWSKNVNELVSTHGYSQNQIMVWKYPSMAKVATLTGHSLRVLYLATSPDGQTIVTGAGDETLRFWNVFPSMKTQAPVKDTGLWSLGRTSIR